One genomic region from Ptychodera flava strain L36383 chromosome 14, AS_Pfla_20210202, whole genome shotgun sequence encodes:
- the LOC139149258 gene encoding CUB and sushi domain-containing protein 1-like, which yields MSATSDVSGKDGHVALTNVESIGIATTDVPFTETAHGSRVPSTSRKLSHFTAHELNTTIPLSSITQQTLDVQPTVHDTASRSSLPTKVPYNQSMMSLSYNDSSFPSIDLNVTDQPTYGYHVETELQVSTSTPSVVHTARVGSVFTFTAADGDMAKSDALTPSNGISISDEIEVTTGTLELSTVSALNKTGAMKHVEESTGLPKQSPVPPQNESAFLTTGFGSTLYKTVPSETLSPYHGLATNTMETARPTKKGIYNETTVNGKRRSKLADVVTTSKPVNLTPSTLVVHKTTDMETAGDELTSKAMATTPSVDVTKPICLFIIDTAAGFIESPGFPRGYQADSFCVWDVTVAPDKVIAFKFLHFDLAPKPINTNCSASYDNIQVVLNVATEFEQRVLYCGDVIPPQLTGLTNRLKLVFQGRHGVGAGFQAAYKAIYPRQRMLPIDFSNVLASAKSEDAYVASASTSQTLETTEFPTDKACNFAITESRGIIESLNFPNAMPPNMVCVWNISVAVGKVISLQFLYFHIDSYNINGECDEMYDNVEVILHGHDGKTKNSLRLCGTKIPRTIKTEGNRVDVILTSKYGIGTAFEAFYQEIDKEAPPVQKSLPGQADLATSKAVSDQQITTPRTPSPDRCSFTLTTPTGLIESPKFPRPYPQFTTCHWTIEVPEIRSIFFKFLVLDIDNGTDSDSCDDLYDHLKISTRDQSVILCGRDMPDDMEMTSNKVDLEFVSKSGFGAGFQLVYYALSTVVSLPAAREDTTSRANITHEYATSKRTESSTPTKESCGGFITSDHGIVTSPNFPDHYPEMMRCYWTILAPEGRIIVFTLLSVDIDSIPINGKCADVYDHLKIATGEENTHILCGSGIPQPLYSRTNTMTLEFVTKYGLGTGFLGIFTTLTLDETLFEVRKPSTIRPQTMTKPLELDFGTKARTLPVPTLPTPTTLTSQKTDCLSYLKGPIGIIESPNFPNYYPQDSQCTWNIEVDPENKIKLTFLHLDIDYHILNGACDKNYDHIEIKVNGTGGLLICGGDFQTQVTSDSNELRMTFVSRHGIGTGFQARYSEITAGGTPSERLLQTSGLRTQRKEHHHLTTTPQEIVAHSTEKAKLPCVFNITKTSGIIQSRNFPDPYPQNEHCIWNIKVPADKSIWLEIRVMDIDNLPMHGKCNKFYDHLAIISDGIPTKRLCGNRTPPPIHTLSNRLKLVFVTKYGYGYGFEAAYSTVDKIPYLEEMDGPVKSDRGDGKRNMSRIFFGEEIDTTGATEPPKENLDGKSDKSNFTRSIFENEDESFGEIDDVGSTMDGSGESDDATVASTNILDQSPAEPRFTATAPPTEGTNIMVTIREGEVELGSPKRLSEKQRNILIASVVGAIACAAFVFVLIGLTVFKCKGRRNIGSNSTSIDSENPSISNWVHEWPLQRPSV from the exons ATGTCTGCCACAAGTGATGTGTCAGGGAAAGATGGACATGTAGCTTTAACCAATGTAGAATCTATAGGAATAGCTACGACTGACGTACCATTTACTGAAACAGCACACGGATCAAGGGTCCCTTCAACCAGCAGAAAGCTGTCTCATTTCACAGCACACGAATTGAATACCACAATACCTTTATCAAGCATTACCCAGCAGACTCTGGATGTGCAACCAACTGTTCATGACACTGCTTCTCGTTCTAGTTTACCCACTAAAGTACCATACAATCAATCCATGATGTCCCTTTCATACAATGATTCTTCTTTTCCATCGATAGATCTGAATGTTACGGATCAGCCGACCTATGGATACCATGTCGAAACCGAGTTGCAAGTATCGACTTCTACACCTTCAGTTGTACACACTGCCAGAGTTGGATCAGTGTTTACATTTACGGCAGCCGATGGAGATATGGCGAAGTCTGATGCCCTGACGCCATCGAATGGCATCTCTATATCCGATGAAATAGAAGTGACAACCGGTACTTTAGAATTATCAACTGTAAGCGCGCTGAATAAAACTGGAGCAATGAAACATGTTGAGGAATCGACCGGGTTGCCAAAACAGTCTCCTGTACCCCCACAAAATGAATCAGCCTTTCTAACAACTGGATTTGGATCAACATTATACAAAACAGTTCCATCTGAAACACTGAGTCCATATCATGGTCTGGCGACAAACACCATGGAGACGGCCAGACCGACTAAAAAAGGCATCTACAATGAAACTACAGTTAATGGCAAAAGAAGAAGCAAGCTAGCAGACGTGGTAACTACAAGTAAACCTGTCAACTTAACTCCATCAACTCTGGTGGTCCATAAAACCACTGACATGGAGACTGCAGGCGACGAACTGACTAGTAAAGCTATGGCAACGACACCAAGTGTAGATGTGACGAAACCAATTTGCTTATTTATAATAGACACCGCTGCTGGTTTCATAGAATCGCCGGGCTTTCCAAGGGGTTACCAAGCAGACAGTTTCTGTGTGTGGGATGTAACAGTTGCACCAGACAAAGTAATAGCCTTCAAATTTCTGCACTTTGATCTTGCTCCCAAACCGATTAATACTAACTGCAGCGCATCGTACGACAACATTCAAGTGGTTCTAAATGTTGCCACTGAATTTGAACAGAGGGTTTTGTACTGTGGTGATGTGATTCCTCCACAGTTAACTGGTCTCACCAATAGATTGAAGCTAGTGTTCCAGGGTAGACACGGTGTTGGAGCAGGATTTCAGGCCGCTTATAAAGCAATATATCCTCGACAAAGAATGCTGCCAATTGACTTTTCAAATGTTCTGGCATCAGCGAAGTCAGAAGACGCTTATGTAGCAAGTGCATCCACTTCACAAACTTTAGAGACTACGGAGTTTCCAACCGATAAAGCCTGCAATTTTGCCATAACAGAATCCCGAGGAATAATAGAGTCGCTGAACTTTCCAAATGCAATGCCTCCCAATATGGTTTGTGTGTGGAATATCAGCGTAGCAGTTGGGAAAGTTATCAGTTTACAGTTCTTGTATTTCCATATCGATTCCTACAACATAAATGgtgaatgtgatgaaatgtaTGATAATGTAGAGGTTATCCTGCATGGCCATGATGGTAAAACAAAGAACTCCCTTAGACTGTGCGGCACTAAGATTCCACGTACCATCAAAACTGAAGGAAATAGGGTAGACGTGATACTCACCAGTAAATATGGAATTGGTACTGCTTTTGAGGCATTCTACCAAGAAATAGATAAGGAAGCACCGCCGGTCCAGAAAAGTCTGCCAGGACAAGCAGATCTTGCTACGAGTAAGGCCGTTTCAGACCAACAGATAACAACACCAAGAACACCATCACCTGACCGTTGCTCCTTTACTTTGACAACGCCGACAGGATTGATTGAGTCACCGAAATTTCCCAGACCATATCCACAATTTACCACTTGCCACTGGACAATCGAAGTTCCCGAGATACGGTCTATATTTTTCAAGTTCTTGGTTCTGGACATCGATAACGGAACTGACAGTGACAGCTGTGATGATCTCTACgatcatttgaaaatttcaacgcGAGATCAAAGTGTTATTTTATGCGGTAGAGATATGCCTGATGACATGGAGATGACATCAAACAAGGTGGACTTAGAATTTGTCTCGAAATCTGGGTTTGGGGCTGGCTTTCAACTCGTGTACTATGCTCTCTCAACAGTTGTAAGCTTACCTGCTGCACGAGAGGACACGACATCGCGTGCAAACATAACCCATGAATATGCCACAAGTAAACGGACAGAAAGCTCTACTCCGACAAAGGAAAGCTGTGGAGGATTCATCACCAGTGACCATGGCATAGTCACCTCTCCTAATTTCCCCGATCATTACCCTGAGATGATGCGCTGCTACTGGACTATACTTGCGCCTGAAGGTAGAATTATTGTCTTTACCTTGTTGTCAGTCGATATCGATAGCATTCCCATTAATGGTAAGTGTGCCGACGTATATGATCATCTGAAAATAGCTACTGGAGAAGAAAACACTCATATTCTATGTGGAAGCGGAATTCCTCAACCACTGTATTCCAGGACAAACACAATGACATTGGAATTCGTCACCAAGTATGGGCTCGGTACCGGTTTTCTTGGAATTTTCACCACTTTGACATTAGATGAAACGCTCTTTGAAGTTCGGAAGCCATCAACGATTAGACCTCAAACGATGACAAAACCTTTAGAACTAGACTTTGGGACCAAAGCAAGAACATTGCCTGTGCCTACCTTGCCGACTCCAACAACGTTGACCTCTCAAAAAACCGATTGTTTGAGTTACTTGAAGGGACCAATTGGTATTATAGAGTCTCCAAATTTCCCGAATTACTATCCCCAAGACAGTCAGTGCACATGGAACATTGAAGTGGAtcctgaaaataaaattaagttGACATTTCTTCACTTGGATATTGATTATCACATACTCAACGGAGCGTGCGACAAAAATTACGACCATATTGAAATTAAAGTAAACGGAACTGGGGGCCTGCTGATCTGCGGCGGTGATTTCCAAACCCAGGTAACTTCAGACAGTAATGAACTTCGAATGACATTTGTCAGCAGACACGGTATCGGAACAGGGTTTCAAGCAAGGTATAGTGAAATAACAGCAGGGGGCACTCCGTCTGAACGGTTACTGCAGACAAGCGGTCTCAGGACACAGAGAAAGGAGCATCATCACTTAACGACAACTCCGCAAGAGATCGTTGCGCATTCAACTGAGAAAGCAAAGCTGCCTTGCGTTTTCAACATCACAAAAACCAGCGGAATAATCCAATCCAGGAATTTCCCCGACCCTTACCCCCAGAACGAGCACTGTATATGGAATATAAAGGTTCCGGCTGATAAATCAATATGGTTGGAAATCAGAGTAATGGACATTGACAACCTACCAATGCATGGGAAATGCAATAAATTCTACGACCACCTTGCAATAATTTCTGATGGTATACCAACTAAACGCTTGTGTGGTAATCGTACACCACCACCCATTCACACGCTGTCAAATCGATTAAAATTGGTATTTGTGACAAAATACGGATATGGATACGGCTTTGAGGCTGCCTACAGTACCGTTGACAAAATACCGTACTTGGAAGAAATGGATGGACCGGTAAAATCGGACAGGGGAGATGGGAAACGAAACATGAGCAGAATATTTTTTGGGGAGGAGATAGACACAACAGGTGCAACTGAGCCTCCGAAGGAAAATCTTGACGGAAAATCCGACAAAAGCAATTTTACAAGGTCGATCTTCGAGAATGAAGATGAGAGTTTTGGAGAGATTGACGATGTGGGTTCAACGATGGACGGATCTGGTGAAAGTGACGATGCAACTGTAGCGTCAACTAACATACTTGATCAGTCACCTGCTGAGCCAAGATTCACAGCAACAGCGCCACCAACAGAAGGAACTAATATTATGGTGACCATCAGGGAGGGAGAGGTTGAACTAG GTTCCCCTAAAAGACTGAGTGAAAAACAGCGGAACATTCTTATTGCCTCTGTGGTCGGAGCCATCGCTTGTGCCGCCTTTGTATTCGTTCTCATTGGTTTGACTGTATTCAAGTGCAAGGGACGGCGAAACATCGGTTCTAACTCTACTTCAATCGACTCTGAGAATCCTAGTATATCCAACTGGGTTCATGAATGGCCTCTGCAGAGACCAAGCGTTTAG